A stretch of the Elusimicrobiota bacterium genome encodes the following:
- a CDS encoding 4Fe-4S binding protein yields the protein MEKKLGWKELPECDILEAGTAKDFKTGDWRTNKPVYNSGKCIQCFICWINCPDSSIVTKDGKVTGIDYDHCKGCGICAKECPPKATAITMEEERK from the coding sequence ATGGAAAAAAAACTTGGTTGGAAAGAATTGCCGGAATGTGATATATTGGAGGCAGGAACTGCGAAGGATTTTAAAACAGGCGATTGGCGAACCAATAAACCTGTTTACAATTCTGGAAAATGTATCCAATGTTTTATATGTTGGATTAATTGTCCCGATTCTTCAATAGTTACAAAAGACGGTAAAGTTACAGGCATTGATTATGACCATTGTAAAGGTTGTGGTATTTGTGCAAAAGAGTGTCCGCCAAAAGCAACCGCAATAACAATGGAGGAAGAAAGAAAATAA